tttgtgtgtttcaatgttaaaggttggtgaatgagCCATTATACATTCACTGCAACGTttcagaccatttattgttagactgtgttagaacgatcagcagaactttattttactgcaaaggaggattattttatttttacctagaaatctaattctgctgtggagcagcaacagggcagtaaaagagcggCATGTTGCCAATCCCTGCTCTTGGGTTTTGGTTTTAGCAGAATGGGCTGTTAACACTGCGCCTCTGTGTCTTTGAGTCTCCACtaaatgtaagaaaaacagaaggtAAAGCAAACCCACATTTGCATAATGAGTCAAAGCGAGAAATATTCATTAATACAAAAATGGATAGAAAAACTAAGAGCAATAAATTTGATCCGTTGATTTTATTGATAATTATCAGTTAATTGATGAGcaacacattttgtttgtttctgtcctGTCAGGTTCCAACGGCAAGTCTACTGCCCGAGGTGACAGCCGAAGATCAGGGGAAGATCTGTGTTGTTATAGACCTGGACGAAACTCTAGTGCACAGCTCCTTCAAGGTAACTGATAACACAAACTTCAACAGTAAAATGCACATGCGCATTATCTATGGCAGATGGATGTTCTTAATGATGAAATTGAATattgtgtccaaacttttatgGTCAAGTTCCATGttgttattgattttctaatagaaaatatgttaacacatcctccacgTCATTGGCACCAATACTGGTCCTAAAGATCTGCCTTCCTGCATTGGACAAAGAGCGGTCAATGAAGCTGCTCATTAGCCACGCCCTCACAGTTCTCATATTGTTCTGGTTAAGCCTTGTtttatcgtgtgtgtgtgtgtgtgtgtgtgtgtgtgtgtgtgtgtgtgtgtgtttaatattttaaatactcACTGAGAACTGTCAGTCATACCAGTTAGTAAAGCATTGttgaattaaaactaaaactgttggagtataacatttttaaattggtGTCTTTATTGTCACAGAACATCCTTATTGGTTGACTCTGTTTACCACGACTTAAAATGGGGAACATTTACTTCTTGTTCCTCCTCTGCATATGGCTGTACAGTTATAGCCCATATGCTCAGTCATATTGAAACTGTTCTAAAATAAATTAAAGTCCATGTCCGAGTGCTGTGTTGACATGCATACCGCACAGTGCAAATAGATATGAAACCAGTTGTGAAACCATAAATGCTGTCTTATCTCCTCCACAGCCAATCAGTAATGCTGACTTCATTGTTCCAGTGGAGATTGAGGGAACAACACACCAGGTAAGATGTGAGGGTGCTCTGGGTTCTGTTGATCACTGTCTGCAAGATTGTTATATTTCGTTAAGATGTAGAGCTAAATAAGTGTTATTagaaatgaataactggctATGAAAGTAAATATTGTCATACAAACTGTGGCAGAAAACATATCCTGATGAATCCTTTTGTTCtggttaattaaaaatgtaagaatttttctaattttttgcCAAGTCAAGATTGGGTGTCActgttgtgttgtattttacttttgttttgccTAACAAAtgagaataattttttttactcaGCATCATCTTTCATTCAGGTAACTGAATAATTACTGTATTATTTGAGATGATTTCAattaattaacatttaattGAATTATCATTTCAGTTATATTACTCTATTACTGATCAATGAGAAAACTGAGGTTTTAACTGCGTGTGCTGGAGAAGATattgtttgcacagtactttaatccttgttttgtttgtgctcgTTGGCCTCGGCCTGATTCAAGTAATCCAGGATAGGCTGTATCCCACCAGCGTGGCCTATTTTTGATTACTTGTTTCTGGACGTGGCCTCTTCTCAGCGGAGTCACTGACATGATGACTGTGTGGTCTAAATTAATGTGATAAATTAGTTTATTTTAATCACATCTTAAAGTAACTTTTAGGCTTTCTGATTATATAATTATGAATGTTAAagtgttgtgtttgtttgtcaggTCTATGTCCTTAAGAGACCACATGTTGATAGGTTCCTTCAGCGTATGGGAGAGATGTTTGAATGTGTGCTTTTCACTGCCAGTCTTGCTAAGGTAAGTCTGTTTCTGTCATTCACTGTATTTATACTCAAACCcatcaaaatgtatttgaagCTGTATGGGGTCATACCAGAACGTTGGTCTGTATGTTCTCCACTGGTTACCTGTAAAAGCTGGGCAGTGTGGATGCGTAGAAGTTGACAAGAATCCAAGAGGGGTCTCTGTGGAACTATAGAAGTTGATGAGGAGCTTGAAGAGGAAGAGTGTGGAtatgtagaaggtgctgaggaGCTTGAGAAGGGGTCAGTATGAATGTGTAATAGTTGGTGAGGAGCTAAGGGGGGTCTGTGTGGACGTGCAAAAGTTGGTGAGGAGCTAAGGGGGGGTCATTGTGGATGTGTAAAAGTTGGTAAGGAGCTTGAAGGGGTTATTGTGGACGTGTAAAAGTTGGTGAGGAGCTTGAGAGTGTCCTTGTGGACCTGCAGATAGTGGTAGGGAGCTTGAGGGGGTCCTTGTGGACCTGTAGAAGTTAGTAAAGTGCTGAGGGAGGTCTGTGGATGTGTAGAAGTTGGTGTGGAGGTTGAAGAGGAACAGCGTGAAAGTACAGAAATTGATGGGGAGCTGAGGGAGGTCCTACAATATTCTCATACAGATGGTCAGTTTGCACTGTACAGTGGAcctgtagaagttggtgagCAGCTGGCGTTGGGTGGGGATGTTCTACCAAACCTTAagccaaaaagtaaaaaaaaaaaaaagaatattctgCACCATGCCAGTGAGTGCAATTACCAAAGTAATAACATAAATTCACAGCAGTACCCATAACGCAATGCATTCAAACTATAATACTGTGCATGACTATAATAAAACTGAAAGGCAGTGAGACTGGGAAAaagttttacttatttactgcaTTAAGATCAGCAAAGAAGTTTGATATGATGTTCTGATTGGTCTCATGTTAATAGTTTTGTATAGTTATACATTGGACCATGTAATGGTACCTCAATGAactgtttgtttacatgtcatttCTATACTTCTATTCATAATCACATTtgaatttacttatttatttacttttttttttttttacaaaagttGTATGACCAGAGAAACTGAATTTAATGATGCATTGAGTTATTTAAATCACTTTTTAGCTGTAAAGGTCGTATTGATTTGAAGGATTTCTTTAGATTTGTGTTTATAGCATATATGGagaacatatcactgctgttaaaataaaacctcatatctctggaATTTaccattacaggagaaggagaaaacatactttacttttaagttaagtcagtggaaccagaccttttttttttttttcattttggaccattttatttggtccattcatcatgaaatttgcacacaatgtaaagggcagcaggcattttgaaattgaaactgaaaaattacaaaaatagaCGTACATGGTTTGCGCTGACTGCAGCAATATAGATAACTGTAGATGGTATTTCAGCTAAAGGAACGTTTTTAAAAACGGTTAATGTGAATCCCCAATAAATTTGGGTGGTGGTTTGTGAACCCAGAATGCCCTGATGAAGCAAAGCCTGTGTGTAGCAGGCTGCAGATCGGCCCCGGCTCTGTGTGACATGCTGCTCTTGCTATTTCAGTATGCTGATCCAGTCACTGACCTACTGGACCAGAGCGGAGTGTTCCGGACTCGCCTTTTCCGTGAGTCTTGCGTCTTCCACCAGGGCTGCTACGTTAAAGATCTAAGCCGTCTCGGACGCCAGCTCAACAAGACCCTCATCCTCGATAATTCTCCAGCCTCGTACATCTTCCACCCTGAGAACGCTGTGAGTATACACACACCTGAGGTGGTGAGGTTAATTACAGAAGTTCAGGAGGACATGTTTATATAACTGGCACTCATCATAGCACTCATCATAGCGCTGAACAATAAATCATCTGATATTGACATTCCGTGATATTGCATTTCAGTTTTAGCAACATCTTTTGTAATATGTTTGCTCCATCCATAAAATAGTGGCTTTCCTGCTTCAAAGCATTTTTAATTCTGCTTTGTGGTCTTTCCTGAAGGTCATCAGAACCTGACTGTTACCTTTAGGGAGTGTTGTTCACAGGGAGCTTCAGGTTGTTCTAATTGTTGTAAAGTCCATAAAAGCTAAATAAGTTGTGCAGGGAATCCCCAGCGGCTGTTTGATTTGAGAGACTCTTAGCTTTAATCTTTAATCCATCACAAATTATTGGGAGtttcttttttcaggttttgcgTTACAGTGAAGAAAATGTTACCttatggccaaaaaaaaaaagtggttgaGAATTTTGCCGAGTGAGCGTCCTTGCAAAGCCTCTGCAGCCCACCTCTGTAGGCTCGTAGCATGTCTTCCAGCCTCTGAACTTGCAATTTTCCACCAGCTCCTGGTACTTGATGTGTTTCCTCTAGTTTGCTTCCTCAATACGCTCTTCCCAGAGCACTGTGAGTTACAGCATGATCAGTTGTTTTGTCACTTCAGAGGTAATAATTATGTCTGGCCGAAATATATGTTGCTACAATATGTTGTGGGGTTTAAGCTGCCTGCCCAGGTTGACCTGCAGCtgccagtcagaggctgtgtagAGGAGGCCTCCCCTTGTTTTTGGCTGTGGGTGGGGTTTCTCTCCAGCTCCGATGAAGGAGATCAAGTTTCTTGGGGTGTGGTGGTGTCTGCTAAAACTGATGGCAGTGGCTATCAAACTACTGCATGAAGCACCTGGTCATGGCACCAACGATAGTGGCCTTCTCAAAGGGCCTTTGGACAGCTGCTGAGGAGATGTTCTAGGCTTACTGTACCAGAACAGAGGGGTCAGGAAGGTGTCTCGCTCTTGCCCCAGAAGGTTTTCTGGTCTTGGTAGGGCATTGTAGATAGCTTGCACATGGAAACAGATGAGATGGCAGTCCCCCTACATGATATTTGACTAGGTAGCCCTACGCTGCGGTATACTCTGCCACCTCGTCCGTGCTCCCTGCTCCCTGTTCTACTCGTGCTCTTTCTCCATGCCTGCTCGGACCTCGTCCTGGATAAAGTAGGGCCTGTCCTTACCCTGAGCCATGCCCACCAGTGTCTTTGGGAAGTAACCCAATCCCGCCTTTTGTCTTAGGAGTGATTCTGCCACCTCCACTGCTTTCTCTGCCCTCTATTTCATCTCTGTTCTCACCTTAGTGCCAACTGATGACACCTTTTGGTCCCTGGAGTCCCTGTTTCGTAGGGTTTCTCTCGTTTGTGCCACCATAAACTCTTCAGTGAGGCTGCTGAATGGGAGATGCAAGGTGTTATTGGTCCCATACAGTGCTGCGCTGTTGAGGCTGCCGGGAAGGCCCAGCCACTTGCAAAGGAAGCCGCTGATTTTCCTTTCAAGGGGCTCAGTTGTTGTTAGTGGAACTGCGGAAACCAGCAAAGGCCATAGAACTCAGGGCAGAATTGCATGCTGGTAGATTCAAGCCTTAAATCTGCCAGGCAGACCTGACTTATCGACCTTAGTAAGCCAGGCCTCTTTGTTGGTCTTCTGAATAGCAGCAGTGTTTCTCAGAGTTGAGTCAAACAGCTTCAACAGACTCTTGATGGGTTGCTCTGTCATGGAGGGGATGGCAGTTCAAACTACTCTGCAAGGGTTGGGAGACTCTGGTACGTGGAGGGACTGGCCTCTGTGGGATGCCTCTGGCTGGGCTCCTCCTGTGTCTCTCCAGGTTCAAGGCCTGCACACTGCACCTTGTTCTGTCGCTCCAAGCATTTCATTCTGGCCTGATGGATTTTTAAGTGCGTTAATTCTTGCATTCTTTCCTGCAGATGCATTCTCTATTCGTATTCAGGTCGTCTGCATGAGTCGGTAACCTTTTGTCTGTCCTCTTGGAGACCtcattctctccccctcttgGGATCTCCTAGGGTTGTGTTTCAGAAAGCCTTTCCATACCATACTGTGTTTCTTTCT
This genomic interval from Pygocentrus nattereri isolate fPygNat1 chromosome 21, fPygNat1.pri, whole genome shotgun sequence contains the following:
- the LOC108424643 gene encoding carboxy-terminal domain RNA polymerase II polypeptide A small phosphatase 2; amino-acid sequence: MESSIITQVQKEDIQLPTKTGQVKKSSPKKPRSRNIFKALFCCLRAQDVPQPPPPSQDTLLPPEENGTIAKVPTASLLPEVTAEDQGKICVVIDLDETLVHSSFKPISNADFIVPVEIEGTTHQVYVLKRPHVDRFLQRMGEMFECVLFTASLAKYADPVTDLLDQSGVFRTRLFRESCVFHQGCYVKDLSRLGRQLNKTLILDNSPASYIFHPENAVPVLSWFDDLEDTELLNLLPVFEELSVAEDVCAKLKQLREP